From Bacillus basilensis, a single genomic window includes:
- a CDS encoding M28 family metallopeptidase, with amino-acid sequence MKKSLKQKIVSSLLAVSLAVSLAPIGQAKADSTSEITQTSPITKQVDASRAIEHIRFLSETIGPRPGGTKSEEWASRYVGMQLKSMGYEVDYQPFQVPDQYVGFIESPLSTKRNWQAGAAPNALISTEAVTAPLIFVQDGTKLEDIPNEVNGKIVLFERGTTVADYNKQVENAVSKGAKGVLLYSLIGGRGNYGQTFNPRLTKKQSIPVFGLAYAQGNAFKEEIAKKGTTILSLKARHESNLKSLNVIAKKKPKNSTGNEKAVVVSSHYDSVVGAPGANDNASGTGLVLELARAFQNVETDKEIRFIAFGSEETGLLGSDYYVNSLSQKERDRILGVFNADMVATNYDKAKNLYAMTPNGSPNLVTDAALQAGKQLNNDLVLQGKFGSSDHVPFAEVGIPAALFIWMGVDSWNPLIYHIEKVYHTPQDNVFENISPERMKMALEVIGTGVHNSLQSTVKTEQKAA; translated from the coding sequence ATGAAAAAATCTTTAAAACAAAAAATAGTAAGCTCTTTGCTTGCTGTATCACTCGCTGTTAGCTTGGCTCCAATTGGACAAGCCAAAGCTGATTCCACGTCAGAAATCACACAGACTTCACCTATCACAAAACAAGTTGATGCAAGCCGCGCCATCGAACACATCCGTTTCTTATCCGAAACAATTGGTCCTCGCCCTGGTGGGACAAAATCAGAAGAATGGGCTTCTCGCTACGTTGGTATGCAACTTAAATCAATGGGCTATGAAGTAGACTATCAACCATTTCAAGTGCCAGATCAGTACGTTGGCTTTATTGAATCCCCATTATCCACAAAGCGTAATTGGCAAGCTGGCGCTGCTCCTAACGCACTAATTTCTACAGAAGCTGTTACAGCTCCTCTTATCTTTGTTCAAGATGGGACAAAATTAGAGGATATTCCAAATGAAGTAAATGGAAAGATTGTTCTATTTGAAAGGGGAACAACAGTAGCAGACTACAATAAACAAGTTGAAAATGCTGTTAGCAAAGGAGCAAAAGGTGTCCTTTTATACAGTTTAATTGGTGGACGCGGAAATTATGGACAAACCTTCAATCCCCGCCTAACGAAAAAGCAATCTATTCCTGTCTTTGGTCTTGCTTATGCGCAAGGAAATGCATTTAAAGAAGAAATCGCTAAAAAAGGGACAACAATTCTTTCCCTAAAAGCGAGACATGAATCTAATTTAAAATCCTTAAACGTCATCGCTAAAAAGAAACCAAAAAACAGTACAGGTAATGAAAAAGCTGTCGTTGTAAGTTCGCACTATGATAGTGTAGTTGGAGCACCTGGAGCAAACGATAATGCTTCTGGTACAGGATTAGTATTAGAGTTAGCTCGTGCTTTTCAAAATGTAGAAACTGATAAAGAAATTCGTTTTATTGCTTTTGGTTCTGAAGAGACTGGCTTACTTGGCTCCGATTATTACGTTAATAGTCTATCCCAAAAAGAACGCGATCGAATTTTAGGTGTCTTTAACGCAGACATGGTTGCAACAAATTACGATAAGGCAAAGAATTTATATGCTATGACGCCTAACGGTTCTCCAAACCTTGTAACAGACGCAGCCTTACAAGCAGGTAAACAATTAAATAATGACCTCGTTCTTCAAGGGAAATTTGGCTCTAGTGATCACGTACCGTTTGCTGAAGTTGGCATTCCTGCGGCTCTATTTATTTGGATGGGAGTAGATAGTTGGAATCCATTAATCTATCATATCGAGAAGGTATATCACACACCTCAAGATAACGTATTTGAGAACATTTCACCTGAACGTATGAAAATGGCATTAGAGGTTATTGGTACAGGCGTCCATAATAGCCTTCAATCTACCGTGAAAACAGAACAAAAAGCCGCTTAA
- a CDS encoding Cna B-type domain-containing protein, producing the protein MYLKRITSIFSIIMIFMFTIGQSLLPIVANAQELNTLGLVDSFKIDKTDLSIGQRTKVTINFSEKDSLKLKSGDTLTLTLPPELKGLNTEFLLDDYGTCKVTAGTVVCTFNDKVSTHQNIKGYLNFFVEAANVGTDEKKEIETNFGTNVDKQSVTITGPSSGGGTDPGKPPFFYKTGDMNSGKSDEVRWFLNINLAKEELSRDIVVTDNLQEGQTLNKDSFYIIVDDYIGRRSLTLQELEKQGYGTITFTGDKSFKVVLNKDKARLASFSIGYTSTITEAGKKQEFFKNDYTIDYQVLNKEPVNESGTHPVENMTAGGGAEGNVTPKGTLKIVKHIEGDEEKVIPNVSFKLYKEPDEQVGDVYKTDEKGIIEIPNLQPGKYYVKEVSAPDYVDFDPQAKVIFEVKSDAVNGVKLPIPNKVKTTSIAGTKTWKGDNEKDRPSSIKVELLQNEKVVDTKEVTAADGWKYKFDNLATYDANGVAYKYEVKEQPIDGYTTEVNGYDITNTKVVQKTKVEGTKTWKDGNAEGRPTMIKVDLLQSGTVIATQEVSEATGWKYEFKDLAITDADGKAYKYEVKEQAVDGYESKVNGYDITNTKVGKTSVAGTKTWKGGTEEEHKAIKVDLLQNGTVIATQEVSKETGWKYEFKDLVAFDANGKAYKYEVKEQPVDGYESKVNGYDITNTKVGETKVEGTKTWKDDNAKDRPEMIKVDLLQNGKVVDTKEVTAATNWKYTFEKLQAYDANGAAYKYEVKEQAVPGYESKVNGTDITNTKVGETKVEGTKTWKDDNAKDRPEMIKVDLLQNGKVVDTKEVTAATNWKYTFEKLQAYDANGAAYKYEVKEQAVPGYESKVSGTDITNTKVGKTKVEGTKTWNDGNATDRPTMIKVDLLQNGNVIQTHDVLAVMGWKYIFSDLEAYDAEGKAYEYTVKEQPVPGYESKVSGTDITNTKVGQTKVEGTKTWNDNNATDRPEMIQVDLLQNGTVIATQEVSKVTGWKYEFKDLVAFDANGKAYKYEVKEQPVDGYESKVNGYDITNTKVGETKVEGTKTWKDDNAKDRPEMIKVDLLQNGKVVDTKEVTAATNWKYTFEKLQAYDANGAAYKYEVKEQPVDGYESKVNGYDITNTKVGETKVEGTKTWKDDNAKDRPEMIKVDLLQNGKVVDTKEVTAATNWKYTFEKLQAYDANGAAYKYEVKEQAVPGYESKVSGTDITNTKVGKTKVEGTKTWNDGNATDRPTMIKVDLLQNGNVIQTHDVLAVMGWKYIFSDLEAYDAEGKAYEYTVKEQPVPGYESKVSGTDITNTKVGQTKVEGTKTWNDNNATDRPEMIQVDLLQNGTVIATQEVSKVTGWKYEFKDLVAFDANGKAYKYEVKEQPVDGYESKVNGYDITNTKVGETKVEGTKTWKDDNAKDRPEMIKVDLLQNGKVVDTKEVTAATNWKYTFEKLQAYDANGAAYKYEVKEQPVDGYESKVNGYDITNTKVGETKVEGTKTWKDDNAKDRPEMIKVDLLQNGKVVDTKEVTAATNWKYTFEKLQAYDANGAAYKYEVKEQAVPGYESKVSGTDITNTKVGETKVEGTKTWKDDNAKDRPEMIKVDLLQNGKVVDTKEVTAETSWKYTFEKLQAYDANGVAYKYEVKEQAVAGYESKVNGTDITNTKVGKTKVEGTKTWNDGNATDRPTIIKVDLLQNGNVIQTHDVLAVMGWKYIFSDLEAYDAEGKAYEYTVKEQPVPGYESKVSGTDITNTKVGQTKVEGTKTWNDDNATDRPEMIQVDLLQNGTVIATQEVSKAADWKYEFKDLAAYDANGVAYKYEVKEQAVAGYESKVSGTDITNTKVGETKVEGTKTWKDDNAKDRPEMIKVDLLQNGKVVDTKEVTAATNWKYTFEKLQAYDANGVAYKYEVKEQPVAGYESKVNGTDITNTKVGKTKVEGTKTWKDDNAKDRPEMIQVDLLQNGTVIATQEVSKAADWKYEFKDLAAYDANGVAYKYEVKEQAVAGYESKVSGTDITNTKVGETKVEGTKTWKDDNAKDRPTMIKVDLLQNGKVVDTKEVTAETNWKYTFEKLQAYDANGVAYKYEVKEQPVAGYESKVSGTDITNTKVAKLTVEGTKTWNDNNATDRPSTIKVDLLQNGKVVDTKEVTAATNWKYAFADVEAYDANGVAYKYEVKEQPVAGYQSDVHGYDITNTKVGETKVEGTKTWNDNNATDRPSTIKVDLLQNGKVVDTKEVTAETNWKYTFEKLQAYDANGVAYKYEVKEQAVAGYESKVNGTDITNTKVGETKVEGTKTWNDNNATDRPSSIKVDLLQNGKVVDTKEVTAASEWKYMFEKLQAYDANGVAYKYEVKEQQVAGYKSELKGYDITNTKVGKTKVEGTKTWNDDNAKDRPEMIQVDLLQNGTVIATQEVSKATGWKYEFKDLAAYDANGVAYKYEVKEQPVAGYQSDVHGYDITNTKVGETKVEGTKTWKDDNAKDRPEMIQVDLLQNGTVIATQEVSKATGWKYEFKDLAVYDANGVAYKYEVKEQPVAGYQSDVHGYDITNTKIKDEPNVDPKDPSTDPKDPSTDPKDPSTNPKDPNTNAEENSDSKVPPTTENDKPTLLPNTGGTSAEMSSILGGMVLFLLGGILLARQRIK; encoded by the coding sequence ATGTATTTAAAGAGAATAACTTCTATTTTTTCGATTATAATGATTTTCATGTTTACTATAGGTCAGAGTCTTTTACCTATAGTAGCAAACGCACAAGAATTAAATACATTAGGACTTGTGGATAGTTTTAAGATTGATAAAACAGATCTTTCTATCGGACAACGGACTAAAGTAACTATAAACTTCAGTGAAAAAGATAGTCTTAAGCTGAAGTCTGGAGACACACTAACATTAACACTGCCTCCAGAATTAAAAGGATTAAATACAGAGTTTCTATTAGATGATTATGGTACTTGTAAAGTCACTGCAGGTACTGTGGTATGTACATTTAATGATAAAGTGAGTACACATCAAAATATTAAAGGGTATTTAAACTTTTTTGTGGAAGCTGCTAATGTAGGAACGGATGAAAAGAAAGAGATTGAAACCAATTTCGGTACAAATGTAGATAAGCAATCTGTAACAATTACCGGCCCAAGCAGTGGTGGGGGTACAGATCCTGGAAAGCCACCATTTTTTTATAAAACTGGTGATATGAACTCAGGTAAGAGCGATGAAGTACGTTGGTTCTTGAATATAAACTTGGCTAAAGAAGAGTTAAGTCGTGATATTGTTGTGACTGATAATTTACAGGAAGGTCAAACACTTAATAAGGATAGTTTCTATATAATTGTAGATGATTATATAGGTCGTCGATCTTTAACGCTACAAGAGCTTGAAAAGCAAGGTTACGGAACGATTACCTTTACTGGAGACAAATCATTTAAAGTTGTGCTTAATAAGGATAAAGCGCGTCTTGCCTCCTTTTCGATTGGTTATACATCTACTATAACGGAAGCTGGGAAGAAGCAAGAGTTTTTTAAGAATGATTATACGATTGATTACCAAGTTCTAAACAAGGAACCAGTTAATGAATCGGGTACTCATCCAGTCGAAAATATGACAGCTGGCGGTGGTGCTGAAGGTAACGTGACTCCAAAAGGAACACTAAAAATTGTGAAGCATATTGAAGGGGATGAAGAAAAAGTAATCCCAAATGTTTCGTTTAAGTTGTATAAAGAGCCTGATGAACAAGTTGGAGATGTATATAAAACAGATGAAAAAGGGATAATTGAAATCCCTAATTTACAACCAGGTAAATATTATGTGAAAGAAGTTTCAGCTCCAGACTATGTTGATTTCGATCCTCAAGCAAAAGTAATTTTTGAAGTTAAATCAGATGCTGTAAATGGAGTTAAGTTGCCAATTCCGAATAAGGTGAAAACTACATCTATTGCAGGGACCAAGACGTGGAAAGGCGATAACGAGAAAGATCGTCCAAGTTCAATCAAAGTAGAATTACTACAAAATGAGAAAGTAGTAGACACGAAAGAAGTAACAGCGGCAGATGGTTGGAAATACAAATTCGACAACCTAGCAACGTATGATGCAAATGGAGTAGCGTACAAGTATGAAGTAAAAGAACAACCGATAGATGGATACACAACAGAAGTAAACGGTTATGATATTACAAATACAAAAGTGGTACAAAAAACCAAAGTAGAAGGAACGAAAACATGGAAGGACGGAAATGCGGAAGGTCGTCCAACGATGATTAAAGTAGACTTACTACAAAGCGGTACAGTGATTGCGACGCAAGAAGTAAGCGAAGCAACAGGATGGAAATATGAATTTAAAGATTTGGCGATAACCGATGCAGACGGAAAAGCATATAAGTATGAAGTGAAAGAACAAGCAGTAGACGGATACGAATCCAAAGTCAATGGTTATGACATCACGAATACAAAAGTAGGCAAGACATCAGTTGCAGGAACGAAGACGTGGAAAGGTGGCACAGAGGAAGAGCATAAAGCCATCAAAGTAGACTTACTACAAAACGGTACAGTGATTGCGACACAAGAAGTCAGCAAAGAAACAGGTTGGAAGTATGAATTTAAAGATTTAGTAGCGTTCGATGCAAATGGAAAAGCATACAAGTATGAAGTGAAAGAACAACCGGTAGATGGATACGAATCCAAAGTCAATGGTTATGATATCACAAATACAAAAGTAGGCGAAACAAAAGTAGAAGGAACGAAAACATGGAAAGACGATAACGCGAAAGATCGTCCGGAAATGATCAAAGTAGATCTTTTACAAAACGGTAAAGTAGTAGATACAAAAGAAGTAACAGCGGCAACAAATTGGAAGTACACGTTTGAAAAACTTCAGGCATACGATGCAAACGGAGCAGCGTACAAGTATGAAGTGAAAGAACAAGCAGTACCAGGATATGAATCCAAAGTAAATGGTACTGATATCACAAATACAAAAGTAGGCGAAACAAAAGTAGAAGGAACGAAAACATGGAAAGACGATAACGCGAAAGATCGTCCGGAAATGATCAAAGTAGACCTTTTACAAAACGGTAAAGTAGTAGATACAAAAGAAGTAACAGCGGCAACAAATTGGAAGTACACGTTTGAAAAACTTCAGGCATACGATGCAAACGGAGCAGCGTACAAGTATGAAGTGAAAGAACAAGCGGTACCAGGATATGAATCCAAAGTAAGTGGTACTGATATCACAAATACAAAAGTAGGCAAAACAAAAGTAGAAGGAACGAAGACATGGAACGACGGAAATGCAACAGACCGTCCGACAATGATCAAAGTAGACTTACTACAAAACGGGAATGTGATTCAAACACACGACGTACTAGCAGTAATGGGTTGGAAATATATATTCTCAGATCTAGAAGCATATGATGCGGAAGGAAAGGCTTACGAGTATACAGTGAAAGAACAGCCAGTACCAGGATATGAATCTAAAGTAAGTGGTACTGATATCACAAATACAAAAGTAGGTCAAACAAAAGTAGAAGGAACGAAGACATGGAACGACAATAACGCAACAGATCGTCCAGAAATGATTCAAGTAGACCTTTTACAAAATGGTACAGTGATCGCGACGCAAGAAGTAAGCAAAGTAACAGGTTGGAAATATGAATTCAAAGATTTAGTAGCGTTCGATGCAAATGGAAAAGCATACAAGTATGAAGTGAAAGAACAACCGGTAGATGGATACGAATCCAAAGTCAATGGTTATGATATCACAAATACAAAAGTAGGCGAAACAAAAGTAGAAGGAACGAAAACATGGAAAGACGATAACGCGAAAGATCGTCCGGAAATGATCAAAGTAGACCTTTTACAAAACGGTAAAGTAGTAGATACAAAAGAAGTAACAGCGGCAACAAATTGGAAGTACACGTTTGAAAAACTTCAGGCATACGATGCAAACGGAGCAGCATACAAGTATGAAGTGAAAGAACAACCGGTAGATGGATACGAATCCAAAGTCAATGGTTATGATATCACAAATACAAAAGTAGGCGAAACAAAAGTAGAAGGAACGAAAACATGGAAAGACGATAACGCGAAAGATCGTCCGGAAATGATCAAAGTAGACCTTTTACAAAACGGTAAAGTAGTAGATACAAAAGAAGTAACAGCGGCAACAAATTGGAAGTACACGTTTGAAAAACTTCAGGCATACGATGCAAACGGAGCAGCGTACAAGTATGAAGTGAAAGAACAAGCGGTACCAGGATATGAATCCAAAGTAAGTGGTACTGATATCACAAATACAAAAGTAGGCAAAACAAAAGTAGAAGGAACGAAGACATGGAACGACGGAAATGCAACAGACCGTCCGACAATGATCAAAGTAGACTTACTACAAAACGGGAATGTGATTCAAACACACGACGTACTAGCAGTAATGGGTTGGAAATATATATTCTCAGATCTAGAAGCATATGATGCGGAAGGAAAGGCTTACGAGTATACAGTGAAAGAACAGCCAGTACCAGGATATGAATCTAAAGTAAGTGGTACTGATATCACAAATACAAAAGTAGGTCAAACAAAAGTAGAAGGAACGAAGACATGGAACGACAATAACGCAACAGATCGTCCAGAAATGATTCAAGTAGACCTTTTACAAAATGGTACAGTGATCGCGACGCAAGAAGTAAGCAAAGTAACAGGTTGGAAATATGAATTCAAAGATTTAGTAGCGTTCGATGCAAATGGAAAAGCATACAAGTATGAAGTGAAAGAACAACCGGTAGATGGATACGAATCCAAAGTCAATGGTTATGATATCACAAATACAAAAGTAGGCGAAACAAAAGTAGAAGGAACGAAAACATGGAAAGACGATAACGCGAAAGATCGTCCGGAAATGATCAAAGTAGACCTTTTACAAAACGGTAAAGTAGTAGATACAAAAGAAGTAACAGCGGCAACAAATTGGAAGTACACGTTTGAAAAACTTCAGGCATACGATGCAAACGGAGCAGCATACAAGTATGAAGTGAAAGAACAACCGGTAGATGGATACGAATCCAAAGTCAATGGTTATGATATCACAAATACAAAAGTAGGCGAAACAAAAGTAGAAGGAACGAAAACATGGAAAGACGATAACGCGAAAGATCGTCCGGAAATGATCAAAGTAGACCTTTTACAAAACGGTAAAGTAGTAGATACAAAAGAAGTAACAGCGGCAACAAATTGGAAGTACACGTTTGAAAAACTTCAGGCATACGATGCAAACGGAGCAGCGTACAAGTATGAAGTGAAAGAACAAGCAGTACCAGGATATGAATCCAAAGTAAGTGGTACTGATATCACAAATACAAAAGTAGGCGAAACAAAAGTAGAAGGAACGAAAACATGGAAAGATGATAACGCGAAAGATCGTCCGGAAATGATCAAAGTAGACCTTTTACAAAATGGAAAAGTAGTAGATACAAAAGAAGTAACAGCAGAAACAAGCTGGAAGTATACGTTTGAAAAGCTACAAGCATACGATGCAAATGGAGTAGCGTACAAGTATGAAGTGAAAGAACAAGCAGTAGCCGGATATGAATCCAAAGTAAATGGTACTGATATCACAAATACAAAAGTAGGCAAAACAAAAGTAGAAGGAACGAAGACATGGAACGACGGAAATGCAACAGACCGTCCGACAATAATCAAAGTAGACTTACTACAAAACGGGAATGTGATTCAAACACACGACGTACTAGCAGTAATGGGTTGGAAATATATATTCTCAGATCTAGAAGCATATGATGCGGAAGGAAAGGCTTACGAGTATACAGTGAAAGAACAGCCAGTACCAGGATATGAATCTAAAGTAAGTGGTACTGATATCACAAATACAAAAGTAGGTCAAACAAAAGTAGAAGGAACGAAGACATGGAACGACGATAACGCAACAGATCGTCCAGAAATGATTCAAGTAGACCTTTTACAAAATGGTACAGTGATCGCGACGCAAGAAGTAAGCAAAGCAGCAGATTGGAAATATGAATTCAAAGATTTAGCAGCATACGATGCAAACGGAGTAGCATACAAGTATGAAGTGAAGGAACAAGCAGTAGCCGGATATGAATCCAAAGTAAGTGGTACTGACATCACAAATACAAAAGTAGGCGAAACAAAAGTAGAAGGAACGAAAACATGGAAAGACGATAACGCGAAAGATCGTCCGGAAATGATCAAGGTGGATCTTTTACAAAACGGTAAAGTAGTAGATACAAAGGAAGTAACAGCGGCAACAAATTGGAAGTACACGTTTGAAAAACTCCAAGCATACGATGCAAACGGAGTAGCGTACAAGTATGAAGTGAAAGAACAGCCAGTAGCCGGATATGAATCCAAAGTAAATGGTACTGACATAACAAATACAAAAGTAGGCAAAACAAAAGTAGAAGGAACGAAAACATGGAAAGACGATAACGCGAAAGATCGTCCGGAAATGATTCAAGTAGACCTTCTACAAAATGGTACAGTGATTGCGACGCAAGAAGTAAGCAAAGCAGCAGATTGGAAATATGAATTCAAAGATTTAGCAGCATACGATGCAAACGGAGTAGCATACAAGTATGAAGTGAAGGAACAAGCAGTAGCCGGATATGAATCCAAAGTAAGTGGTACTGATATCACAAATACAAAAGTAGGCGAAACAAAAGTAGAAGGAACGAAAACATGGAAAGACGATAACGCGAAAGATCGTCCGACAATGATCAAAGTAGACCTTTTACAAAATGGTAAAGTAGTAGACACAAAAGAAGTAACAGCGGAAACAAACTGGAAGTATACGTTTGAAAAACTCCAAGCATACGATGCAAACGGAGTAGCGTACAAGTATGAAGTGAAAGAACAGCCAGTAGCCGGATATGAATCCAAAGTAAGTGGTACTGACATCACGAATACAAAAGTAGCGAAATTGACAGTAGAAGGAACAAAAACATGGAACGATAACAACGCAACAGATCGTCCAAGCACAATCAAAGTAGACTTGCTACAAAACGGAAAAGTAGTAGATACAAAAGAAGTAACAGCGGCAACAAACTGGAAATATGCATTTGCAGATGTAGAAGCATATGACGCAAATGGAGTAGCGTACAAGTATGAAGTGAAGGAACAGCCAGTAGCAGGATATCAATCTGACGTACACGGTTATGACATCACAAATACAAAAGTAGGCGAAACAAAAGTAGAAGGAACGAAAACGTGGAACGATAATAACGCAACAGATCGTCCAAGCACAATCAAAGTAGACTTACTACAAAACGGAAAAGTAGTAGATACAAAAGAAGTAACAGCAGAAACAAACTGGAAGTATACGTTTGAAAAGCTCCAAGCATACGATGCAAATGGAGTAGCGTACAAGTATGAAGTGAAAGAACAAGCAGTAGCCGGATATGAATCCAAAGTAAATGGTACTGACATCACGAATACAAAAGTGGGCGAAACGAAAGTAGAAGGAACAAAGACGTGGAACGATAACAACGCAACAGATCGTCCAAGCTCGATTAAAGTAGACTTACTACAAAACGGAAAAGTAGTAGATACAAAAGAAGTAACAGCAGCAAGTGAATGGAAGTACATGTTTGAAAAACTGCAAGCATACGATGCAAACGGAGTAGCGTACAAGTATGAAGTGAAGGAACAACAGGTAGCCGGATACAAGTCTGAATTAAAAGGTTATGACATCACAAATACAAAAGTGGGCAAAACAAAAGTAGAGGGAACGAAAACATGGAACGATGATAATGCGAAAGATCGTCCGGAAATGATTCAAGTAGACCTTCTACAAAATGGTACAGTGATTGCGACGCAAGAAGTAAGCAAAGCAACAGGCTGGAAATACGAATTCAAAGATTTAGCAGCATACGATGCAAATGGAGTAGCGTACAAGTATGAAGTGAAAGAACAACCAGTAGCAGGATACCAATCTGACGTACACGGTTATGACATCACAAATACAAAAGTAGGCGAAACAAAAGTAGAAGGAACGAAAACATGGAAAGACGATAACGCGAAAGATCGTCCGGAAATGATTCAAGTAGACCTTCTACAAAATGGTACAGTGATTGCGACACAAGAAGTAAGCAAAGCAACAGGCTGGAAATACGAATTCAAAGATTTAGCAGTATACGATGCAAACGGAGTAGCGTACAAGTATGAAGTGAAAGAACAACCAGTAGCAGGATACCAATCTGACGTACACGGTTATGACATCACAAATACAAAAATCAAGGACGAACCAAATGTAGATCCAAAAGATCCAAGCACAGATCCGAAAGATCCAAGCACAGATCCGAAAGATCCAAGCACAAATCCAAAAGATCCAAACACAAATGCAGAAGAAAATAGCGATTCAAAAGTTCCACCTACTACAGAAAATGATAAGCCAACATTACTTCCCAACACAGGAGGAACATCAGCAGAAATGAGTTCAATTCTTGGAGGTATGGTATTGTTCCTTTTAGGTGGAATCCTACTCGCTCGTCAGCGAATAAAATAA
- a CDS encoding anti-sigma factor, with product MKEFANPFVIFEVAGVTMFLAFIALLICVASWVYTDAKAHQMSKGWSVLAVILPFFIGFLLYMVRRSKKKVEGEYKMNFVKKQKVILVAILASTMFVLLSGFTFAQTLDDAWRAGDIYLENEKQGETSYEAKFSSWDIAGKDIELQYEKDTEVTFSYETDAKRGNLCFSVYERQGGGINELKEICESKKGTFTVTLKANEKYVFNISGVMVKDGFVKVNWEEK from the coding sequence ATGAAAGAGTTCGCTAATCCGTTTGTAATATTTGAAGTAGCTGGAGTGACAATGTTTTTAGCTTTTATAGCACTTTTAATATGTGTTGCATCATGGGTATATACAGATGCTAAAGCACATCAAATGAGTAAAGGATGGAGTGTTTTAGCGGTTATATTGCCATTCTTTATTGGGTTTTTATTATATATGGTGAGAAGAAGTAAAAAGAAAGTTGAAGGAGAATATAAGATGAATTTTGTTAAAAAACAGAAGGTAATATTAGTTGCGATATTGGCAAGTACAATGTTTGTATTACTTAGTGGTTTTACTTTTGCGCAAACGTTAGATGATGCGTGGAGAGCAGGAGATATATATTTAGAAAATGAGAAGCAAGGGGAGACAAGTTACGAGGCAAAATTCTCATCATGGGATATTGCCGGTAAAGATATTGAACTTCAGTATGAAAAGGATACAGAAGTGACATTTTCTTATGAGACAGATGCAAAACGAGGGAACTTATGCTTTAGCGTATATGAAAGACAAGGAGGAGGTATAAACGAATTAAAGGAAATTTGTGAATCGAAAAAAGGTACTTTTACAGTTACATTGAAAGCAAATGAAAAATATGTGTTTAATATAAGTGGTGTAATGGTGAAAGATGGATTTGTAAAAGTGAATTGGGAAGAGAAATAA
- a CDS encoding anti-sigma factor: MKEDKFDQKIKSSLAGEMIPSEELINNTKQGVRKAQKLEKRWMICIHAIWIVLLTVVIEQFVTHLDNKIPIIIAVFIMMHVYIQIYVVIQSFLKKEYKLHERVR; the protein is encoded by the coding sequence ATGAAGGAAGATAAATTTGATCAAAAGATAAAAAGTAGTTTAGCGGGAGAGATGATTCCTAGCGAAGAGCTGATAAATAATACGAAGCAGGGCGTGCGAAAGGCTCAGAAGTTAGAGAAGAGATGGATGATTTGTATTCACGCCATTTGGATTGTTTTGTTAACAGTTGTTATAGAACAATTTGTTACTCATTTAGATAACAAAATTCCAATTATTATAGCAGTCTTTATTATGATGCACGTATACATTCAGATATATGTTGTAATACAGTCATTTTTAAAGAAGGAGTATAAATTACATGAAAGAGTTCGCTAA
- a CDS encoding RNA polymerase sigma factor has translation MAEKVEELIDIYKQQIYSLCYKLAKTKEDAEDIFQETWIKVFSSRYQLSYVENYKKWITTICVRTFYDFYRKKKRWKDRVLDLFHKEDGGEIEHADDVNISEEFIQKVEAEMIREVIQLLNEKYKTVLVLYYYEQYSYKEMSEILNIPIGTVKYCLNYAKRQMREHLEGFVYEGR, from the coding sequence ATGGCAGAAAAGGTAGAAGAATTAATTGATATATATAAGCAGCAAATATATTCCTTATGCTATAAGTTAGCGAAGACGAAAGAAGACGCGGAAGATATTTTTCAAGAGACGTGGATAAAAGTTTTTTCATCGCGGTACCAACTCTCTTACGTGGAGAATTATAAAAAGTGGATTACTACAATTTGTGTTCGTACGTTTTATGATTTTTATCGGAAAAAGAAAAGGTGGAAAGATCGTGTATTGGATTTATTTCATAAAGAAGATGGTGGAGAAATAGAGCATGCAGATGATGTGAATATATCAGAAGAATTTATTCAAAAAGTCGAAGCAGAAATGATACGAGAAGTTATACAGTTATTAAATGAAAAATATAAAACTGTGCTCGTACTCTACTACTATGAACAATATTCTTACAAAGAAATGAGTGAAATATTAAATATACCAATTGGTACGGTGAAATACTGCCTTAATTATGCGAAGAGGCAAATGCGAGAACATTTGGAGGGGTTCGTTTATGAAGGAAGATAA